From the Mustelus asterias chromosome 14, sMusAst1.hap1.1, whole genome shotgun sequence genome, one window contains:
- the LOC144503822 gene encoding gamma-crystallin S-1-like isoform X1: protein MSDMRGRGYIIFYEDRNFQGRHYECSSDCADLSPYFSRCNSIRVESDWWVLYEKPNYMGYQYALTRGEYPDYQRWMGFNDCVKSCRSFPHYRGGNYRMRIYERPDFGGQMMEFMDDCPSVYDRFRYRDINSCQVMDGYWIFYEQPNYRGRQYFLRPGEYRRYSDWGGFNSTIGSFRRMRDF from the exons atgtcagatatgcgcgggagaggatac attaTCTTTTACGAGGACAGGAACTTCCAGGGTCGGCACTATGAGTGCAGCAGTGACTGTGCTGACCTGTCCCCTTACTTCAGTCGCTGTAACTCCATCCGTGTTGAGAGTGACTGGTGGGTGCTGTATGAGAAACCCAATTACATGGGATACCAGTATGCTCTGACCAGGGGAGAATATCCTGACTACCAGCGCTGGATGGGATTCAATGACTGTGTCAAATCATGCCGTAGTTTTCCTCAC TACCGAGGTGGAAACTATAGAATGAGGATTTACGAGAGGCCTGATTTTGGGggacagatgatggaattcaTGGATGACTGTCCATCTGTCTACGATCGTTTCCGTTACCGTGACATTAACTCCTGCCAAGTGATGGACGGTTACTGGATCTTCTATGAACAGCCCAACTACAGAGGCCGACAGTACTTCTTGAGACCCGGTGAATACAGGAGATACAGTGACTGGGGCGGCTTCAACTCAACTATCGGATCTTTCAGACGCATGAGGGATTTTTAA
- the LOC144503822 gene encoding gamma-crystallin S-1-like isoform X2, with protein MGKIIFYEDRNFQGRHYECSSDCADLSPYFSRCNSIRVESDWWVLYEKPNYMGYQYALTRGEYPDYQRWMGFNDCVKSCRSFPHYRGGNYRMRIYERPDFGGQMMEFMDDCPSVYDRFRYRDINSCQVMDGYWIFYEQPNYRGRQYFLRPGEYRRYSDWGGFNSTIGSFRRMRDF; from the exons ATGGGCAAG attaTCTTTTACGAGGACAGGAACTTCCAGGGTCGGCACTATGAGTGCAGCAGTGACTGTGCTGACCTGTCCCCTTACTTCAGTCGCTGTAACTCCATCCGTGTTGAGAGTGACTGGTGGGTGCTGTATGAGAAACCCAATTACATGGGATACCAGTATGCTCTGACCAGGGGAGAATATCCTGACTACCAGCGCTGGATGGGATTCAATGACTGTGTCAAATCATGCCGTAGTTTTCCTCAC TACCGAGGTGGAAACTATAGAATGAGGATTTACGAGAGGCCTGATTTTGGGggacagatgatggaattcaTGGATGACTGTCCATCTGTCTACGATCGTTTCCGTTACCGTGACATTAACTCCTGCCAAGTGATGGACGGTTACTGGATCTTCTATGAACAGCCCAACTACAGAGGCCGACAGTACTTCTTGAGACCCGGTGAATACAGGAGATACAGTGACTGGGGCGGCTTCAACTCAACTATCGGATCTTTCAGACGCATGAGGGATTTTTAA
- the LOC144503822 gene encoding gamma-crystallin S-1-like isoform X4, translated as MGKIIFYEDRNFQGRHYECSSDCADLSPYFSRCNSIRVESDWWVLYEKPNYMGYQYALTRGEYPDYQRWMGFNDCVKSCPLLPHSGNYRMRIYERPDFGGQMMEFMDDCPSVYDRFRYRDINSCQVMDGYWIFYEQPNYRGRQYFLRPGEYRRYSDWGGFNSTIGSFRRMRDF; from the exons ATGGGCAAG attaTCTTTTACGAGGACAGGAACTTCCAGGGTCGGCACTATGAGTGCAGCAGTGACTGTGCTGACCTGTCCCCTTACTTCAGTCGCTGTAACTCCATCCGTGTTGAGAGTGACTGGTGGGTGCTGTATGAGAAACCCAATTACATGGGATACCAGTATGCTCTGACCAGGGGAGAATATCCTGACTACCAGCGCTGGATGGGATTCAATGACTGTGTCAAATCATGCC cactgctgcctcaca GTGGAAACTATAGAATGAGGATTTACGAGAGGCCTGATTTTGGGggacagatgatggaattcaTGGATGACTGTCCATCTGTCTACGATCGTTTCCGTTACCGTGACATTAACTCCTGCCAAGTGATGGACGGTTACTGGATCTTCTATGAACAGCCCAACTACAGAGGCCGACAGTACTTCTTGAGACCCGGTGAATACAGGAGATACAGTGACTGGGGCGGCTTCAACTCAACTATCGGATCTTTCAGACGCATGAGGGATTTTTAA
- the LOC144503822 gene encoding gamma-crystallin S-1-like isoform X3, with protein MGKIIFYEDRNFQGRHYECSSDCADLSPYFSRCNSIRVESDWWVLYEKPNYMGYQYALTRGEYPDYQRWMGFNDCVKSCRSFPHVCGNYRMRIYERPDFGGQMMEFMDDCPSVYDRFRYRDINSCQVMDGYWIFYEQPNYRGRQYFLRPGEYRRYSDWGGFNSTIGSFRRMRDF; from the exons ATGGGCAAG attaTCTTTTACGAGGACAGGAACTTCCAGGGTCGGCACTATGAGTGCAGCAGTGACTGTGCTGACCTGTCCCCTTACTTCAGTCGCTGTAACTCCATCCGTGTTGAGAGTGACTGGTGGGTGCTGTATGAGAAACCCAATTACATGGGATACCAGTATGCTCTGACCAGGGGAGAATATCCTGACTACCAGCGCTGGATGGGATTCAATGACTGTGTCAAATCATGCCGTAGTTTTCCTCACGTAT GTGGAAACTATAGAATGAGGATTTACGAGAGGCCTGATTTTGGGggacagatgatggaattcaTGGATGACTGTCCATCTGTCTACGATCGTTTCCGTTACCGTGACATTAACTCCTGCCAAGTGATGGACGGTTACTGGATCTTCTATGAACAGCCCAACTACAGAGGCCGACAGTACTTCTTGAGACCCGGTGAATACAGGAGATACAGTGACTGGGGCGGCTTCAACTCAACTATCGGATCTTTCAGACGCATGAGGGATTTTTAA